One region of Geitlerinema sp. PCC 9228 genomic DNA includes:
- the purE gene encoding 5-(carboxyamino)imidazole ribonucleotide mutase — protein sequence MTQPIIGIIMGSDSDLPTMKEAIAICEEFDIAHEVAIVSAHRTPQRMVEYAQNAHQRGLKAIIAGAGGAAHLPGMVASLTPLPVIGVPIPSRHLQGVDSLYSIVQMPGGIPVATVAIGNAKNAGLLAVQMVAAHQPQLLEKVQQYRQNLAESVYQKQENLEQQGYQAYLHSKEK from the coding sequence ATGACGCAACCTATCATCGGCATCATCATGGGCAGCGATTCCGATTTGCCCACCATGAAAGAAGCGATCGCAATTTGCGAAGAATTTGACATTGCCCACGAAGTCGCGATCGTCTCCGCCCATCGTACCCCACAACGGATGGTCGAGTACGCCCAAAACGCCCACCAACGGGGATTAAAAGCCATCATTGCCGGCGCTGGCGGCGCTGCCCACTTACCAGGCATGGTAGCGTCTTTAACCCCCTTACCCGTCATCGGCGTACCCATTCCCAGCCGCCACCTCCAAGGCGTTGATTCCCTATACTCCATCGTGCAAATGCCAGGAGGCATCCCCGTCGCCACCGTCGCCATCGGCAACGCCAAAAACGCCGGATTGCTTGCCGTACAGATGGTAGCCGCTCACCAGCCCCAACTATTGGAAAAGGTACAGCAATACCGCCAAAATCTAGCAGAATCGGTCTATCAAAAACAGGAAAACTTAGAACAACAGGGGTATCAAGCCTACTTGCACTCGAAAGAAAAATAG
- the nagA gene encoding N-acetylglucosamine-6-phosphate deacetylase, which produces MTLEITNARIVGKQGLYWLRVGAGGTIEAMDTMEKAPSDGEPPQLDLAGDWLSRGGLDLQINGALGFAFPDMDGQHQHQLSEICQWLWMQGIDGFLPTIVTTSVAKIQKALAAFADFMDQQQAQIQPTNAAKVLGVHLEGPFLNRQKCGAHPPQHLQTFDVEHIKRVLGDRAEIVKMMTVAPELDPTGEGIAYLSKLGIRVSLGHSMATYEQANRAFQQGATLVTHAFNAMPGLHHREPGLLGAAMVHPHVKCGAIADGVHVCPTMLQILLRASEYQRGVFLVSDALAPLGCPDGEYPWDTRAIAVKNGTARLSDGTLAGTTLPLLAGVKNLVRWHLCDVETAIALATHTPREALGEATIAPTQPATLLRWHWDATEQQLTSQRLLADRQKEKC; this is translated from the coding sequence ATGACTCTAGAGATTACCAATGCCCGCATTGTCGGCAAGCAGGGGTTGTATTGGTTGCGTGTAGGCGCTGGCGGTACGATCGAAGCGATGGATACGATGGAGAAGGCTCCCAGCGATGGCGAACCCCCACAGCTAGATTTGGCGGGAGATTGGCTGTCGCGGGGTGGTCTGGATTTGCAAATAAATGGGGCTTTGGGATTTGCTTTTCCCGATATGGATGGGCAACACCAACACCAGCTTTCTGAAATTTGTCAGTGGCTTTGGATGCAGGGTATTGATGGGTTTTTACCGACCATTGTTACTACTTCGGTGGCCAAAATTCAGAAAGCGCTGGCTGCCTTTGCTGATTTTATGGACCAACAGCAGGCACAAATTCAGCCCACAAATGCTGCCAAAGTTCTGGGCGTACATTTAGAGGGTCCGTTCCTCAATCGCCAAAAATGCGGCGCTCATCCCCCGCAACACTTACAAACGTTTGATGTGGAACATATAAAGCGGGTATTGGGCGATCGCGCCGAGATTGTCAAAATGATGACCGTTGCTCCGGAACTAGACCCTACTGGCGAAGGGATTGCTTATTTATCGAAATTGGGTATTCGGGTTAGTTTGGGGCATTCCATGGCTACCTACGAACAGGCGAATCGAGCGTTTCAACAGGGGGCTACTTTGGTAACTCATGCCTTTAATGCCATGCCCGGTTTGCACCACCGAGAACCGGGTCTTTTGGGGGCGGCGATGGTCCATCCTCACGTAAAATGCGGTGCGATCGCGGATGGGGTTCACGTTTGCCCCACCATGCTACAAATTTTACTCCGTGCCAGCGAATACCAGCGGGGCGTATTTTTGGTCAGCGATGCCCTGGCACCTTTGGGATGCCCCGATGGGGAATATCCTTGGGATACCAGAGCGATCGCGGTGAAAAACGGTACGGCGCGTTTGTCGGATGGTACCCTGGCGGGGACGACGCTGCCTTTGCTAGCAGGGGTAAAAAATTTGGTACGCTGGCATCTGTGCGATGTAGAAACCGCGATCGCTCTAGCAACTCACACCCCCCGGGAAGCTTTGGGAGAAGCAACCATTGCCCCAACCCAACCGGCAACCCTGCTGCGCTGGCATTGGGATGCTACCGAACAACAACTAACCAGCCAGCGTTTGCTTGCGGATAGACAAAAAGAAAAATGTTGA
- the bchM gene encoding magnesium protoporphyrin IX methyltransferase has product MKTADDKTEVKEYFNTTGFDRWRRIYGEGDDVNRVQLDIRKGHQQTVETILNWLQKDGNLAGMSICDAGCGVGSLSIPLAEAGAIVYASDISEKMVGEGWERAKATLSPAQLNNLHFSVQDLEQLSGKYHTVVCLDVLIHYPQENAVEMMNHLASMAESRLIVSFAPKTFALSLLKKIGEMFPGPSKTTRAYQHREADIVQILQNNGLTIQRTDMIRSRFYYACILEAVRQ; this is encoded by the coding sequence ATGAAAACTGCTGACGATAAAACCGAAGTCAAAGAATATTTCAATACCACTGGTTTCGATCGCTGGCGGCGTATTTACGGCGAAGGCGATGATGTCAACAGAGTACAACTAGATATTCGCAAAGGGCACCAACAAACTGTTGAAACCATTCTCAATTGGCTCCAAAAAGATGGCAATTTAGCGGGCATGTCTATTTGCGATGCTGGTTGCGGTGTCGGTAGCCTCAGCATTCCCCTTGCCGAAGCGGGCGCGATCGTTTATGCCAGCGATATTTCTGAAAAAATGGTTGGCGAAGGTTGGGAACGGGCAAAAGCCACCCTATCTCCAGCCCAGTTGAACAATTTGCATTTTTCCGTGCAAGATTTGGAACAGCTCAGTGGCAAATATCACACCGTGGTTTGTTTGGATGTGTTGATTCACTATCCTCAGGAAAATGCCGTGGAAATGATGAACCATCTGGCATCCATGGCAGAATCGCGCTTGATTGTCAGTTTTGCCCCCAAAACTTTTGCCCTGAGCTTATTGAAAAAAATTGGCGAAATGTTCCCCGGTCCCAGCAAAACCACGCGTGCTTACCAGCATCGGGAAGCCGATATCGTGCAAATTTTACAAAACAATGGTTTGACCATCCAACGCACGGATATGATTCGTAGTCGTTTCTACTACGCCTGTATTTTAGAAGCTGTTCGCCAGTAA
- a CDS encoding DUF6679 family protein — MLNRKIYQLCCDGQEICVFLRDQQRWIERTRIVDIEGDLVTLRYETEEEEEICSWEEMVRLESIGAITQKLAGVPKGNVDPLVSDECPEAEQLRNNQYPDSNSES; from the coding sequence ATGTTAAACCGCAAGATTTATCAACTTTGTTGCGATGGTCAGGAAATCTGCGTCTTCTTGCGGGATCAACAGCGCTGGATTGAACGAACTCGCATTGTTGATATTGAAGGAGATTTGGTAACGCTGCGGTACGAAACCGAAGAAGAAGAAGAAATTTGCTCTTGGGAAGAAATGGTGCGCCTGGAAAGCATCGGTGCCATTACACAAAAGTTAGCAGGGGTTCCAAAAGGTAACGTGGATCCTTTGGTTTCGGATGAATGTCCGGAAGCAGAACAACTGCGCAACAATCAATATCCGGACTCAAACTCGGAATCGTAA
- a CDS encoding heavy metal translocating P-type ATPase, giving the protein MQVTDSQETISQEKLPHRETFTLDVGGMKCAGCVKAVENKLTQHPGVVSAWVNLPMELATVECEADTVEAEGLAKTLTEAGFPSQPRLGNTSQNKDINASRRQEIRASIWRLSLAAVLIVLSGWGHFGQIPWLSNMWFHWGLATATLLLPGRTILQDGWKGWWHGNPNMNTLVGLGAMSAYAASCVALWFPQLGWECFFDEPVMLLGFILFGRTLEQIARYRAVSSLSSLLSLKPTTARLVNHPEADSSTSVEVPADRVRVGEYVRVLPGETIPVDGEVVWGTTAVDESMLTGESLPASKQTGDRVTGGTSNQSGVVVVRVTQTGEDTTLSHIISLVENAQTRKAPVQKLADTVAGYFTYGVMAIAAVTFLFWYFLGSQIWPEIVAANVPTLTHTATQTASPLLVSLKLSIAVLVIACPCALGLATPTAILVGTGRGAEKGLLIKGGDVLERVRHLDTVVFDKTGTLTTGKPTITDCLPLTDEMTRDRLLQVAAAAESGTSHPLATTMQAAATENGKTLLPAQDFHTEPGWGIRATVETDRVLVGTSDWLVKHEISVEAAAEKVAALEAAGKTVAYVAVNDALAGVIALSDRLKEGAVETVKGLQAMGLRVMVLTGDRTAETVAAPLGLPREDIMVQVPPDGKAAAIEAIQKNQHRVAMVGDGINDAPALAQADVGISMSAATDVAMETAHITLMRDCLTDAIAAIRLSRATFRKIRQNLFWALIYNTVGIPVAAGVLLPGWGIMLNPSTAGALMAFSSVSVAVNSLLLRSSDR; this is encoded by the coding sequence ATGCAAGTTACCGATTCCCAAGAAACCATTTCCCAAGAAAAACTTCCCCACCGCGAAACCTTCACCCTCGATGTGGGCGGCATGAAATGCGCTGGCTGCGTCAAAGCTGTGGAAAACAAACTGACCCAGCATCCCGGCGTGGTTTCCGCTTGGGTCAATTTGCCCATGGAACTAGCTACCGTAGAGTGCGAAGCCGACACCGTCGAGGCGGAAGGATTGGCAAAAACCCTCACGGAAGCGGGCTTTCCCAGTCAACCCCGTTTGGGAAATACCAGCCAAAACAAAGATATCAACGCTTCCAGACGCCAAGAGATTCGCGCCTCCATCTGGCGTCTTTCCCTGGCAGCGGTGTTAATTGTGCTTTCTGGCTGGGGTCATTTCGGTCAAATTCCCTGGCTGAGCAATATGTGGTTTCACTGGGGATTGGCGACTGCAACCTTATTGCTACCTGGGCGGACGATTTTGCAGGATGGCTGGAAAGGATGGTGGCATGGCAACCCCAACATGAATACGTTGGTGGGATTGGGGGCAATGAGTGCCTATGCGGCAAGTTGTGTGGCTTTGTGGTTTCCCCAGTTGGGTTGGGAATGCTTTTTCGACGAACCGGTGATGTTGCTGGGATTTATTCTGTTCGGTCGCACGTTAGAACAAATTGCCCGCTATCGCGCCGTATCTTCGCTGAGTTCTTTACTATCCCTCAAACCTACCACTGCTAGGTTGGTCAACCATCCGGAGGCTGACAGTAGTACCAGTGTAGAAGTACCAGCCGATCGCGTGCGTGTGGGAGAATACGTGCGGGTGCTACCAGGGGAAACCATTCCGGTAGATGGAGAAGTGGTTTGGGGCACCACGGCAGTTGACGAGTCGATGCTGACGGGGGAATCCCTACCCGCAAGCAAACAAACCGGCGATCGCGTGACAGGGGGAACCAGCAATCAATCAGGCGTTGTGGTGGTTCGGGTCACCCAAACCGGCGAAGATACCACCCTCTCCCATATTATTTCTCTGGTGGAAAATGCCCAGACGCGCAAGGCCCCAGTGCAAAAACTGGCAGATACGGTGGCGGGGTATTTCACCTACGGGGTCATGGCGATCGCGGCGGTGACATTTCTATTTTGGTATTTCCTCGGCAGTCAGATTTGGCCGGAAATTGTAGCAGCGAACGTTCCCACCCTTACCCATACAGCTACCCAAACCGCTTCGCCATTGTTGGTGAGTTTGAAATTGAGCATTGCAGTTTTGGTCATCGCCTGCCCCTGCGCGTTGGGATTGGCAACGCCAACGGCGATTTTGGTGGGTACCGGCAGGGGGGCGGAAAAGGGATTGCTCATCAAAGGCGGCGATGTCTTGGAACGGGTACGCCATTTGGATACGGTGGTGTTTGACAAGACGGGAACCCTGACCACCGGCAAGCCTACGATTACCGATTGTTTGCCTTTGACGGATGAAATGACTCGCGATCGCTTGTTGCAGGTAGCAGCAGCGGCAGAAAGCGGTACTTCCCATCCCCTCGCCACCACCATGCAGGCAGCAGCCACAGAAAATGGCAAGACACTGTTACCGGCGCAAGATTTTCATACAGAACCTGGCTGGGGGATTCGCGCGACCGTGGAAACAGACCGGGTTTTGGTGGGAACGTCGGATTGGTTGGTCAAACACGAGATCTCAGTAGAAGCGGCGGCGGAGAAAGTGGCGGCATTAGAAGCCGCTGGCAAGACGGTAGCCTACGTAGCGGTCAACGATGCTTTGGCGGGGGTGATTGCTCTCAGCGATCGCTTGAAGGAAGGGGCCGTAGAAACGGTAAAAGGCTTGCAGGCGATGGGCTTGCGGGTGATGGTTTTAACTGGCGATCGCACGGCGGAAACCGTTGCCGCACCTTTGGGATTGCCTCGGGAAGATATTATGGTGCAGGTTCCCCCGGATGGCAAAGCAGCCGCGATCGAAGCCATTCAGAAAAACCAGCATCGGGTGGCTATGGTAGGCGATGGTATTAACGATGCGCCGGCACTGGCACAGGCAGATGTGGGCATTAGCATGTCGGCGGCTACCGATGTGGCGATGGAAACCGCTCACATTACCTTAATGCGCGATTGCCTCACCGATGCGATCGCAGCCATTCGCCTCAGCCGCGCGACCTTCCGCAAAATTCGCCAAAATCTATTTTGGGCTTTGATTTACAACACCGTAGGCATTCCCGTGGCGGCAGGAGTGCTGTTGCCTGGTTGGGGAATTATGCTCAATCCCTCTACAGCCGGTGCGTTGATGGCGTTCAGTTCCGTTAGCGTCGCTGTTAATTCTCTGTTGCTACGCTCCAGCGATCGCTAA
- a CDS encoding helix-hairpin-helix domain-containing protein — MSEINWFQKTPKWFWWSFFPVLGGLAIAYAGQKSNTKVWIAIGIGLTAVSLVLSEVQDAFLTLLWFAQIGTALAIKQSYLIKTYPHHLPLPDNPQLAQTIAQKRPKVDVNNCSKDDLVYGAGLPIAYANDIELLRNEGHIFTSSEELANLVDIPNNIMQRVEPLLVFGYYTQSEAEFSWRCLNTESIDGLVTRGMEADVAKQIVAERQKNGEFRSVADVKRRTGLPLKAYEMVVY; from the coding sequence GTGTCTGAAATCAATTGGTTTCAAAAAACACCCAAATGGTTTTGGTGGTCGTTTTTTCCAGTTCTTGGTGGCTTGGCGATCGCTTATGCTGGCCAAAAAAGCAATACCAAAGTCTGGATTGCTATTGGCATTGGATTAACCGCTGTTTCCTTGGTGCTTTCGGAAGTGCAAGATGCGTTTCTCACCCTATTGTGGTTTGCTCAAATTGGAACGGCCCTTGCTATCAAACAATCCTATTTAATTAAAACATATCCCCATCACTTGCCCCTACCAGACAATCCCCAACTCGCCCAAACAATTGCCCAAAAACGCCCCAAAGTTGATGTTAACAACTGTAGCAAAGACGATTTGGTTTACGGCGCGGGATTGCCCATTGCCTATGCCAACGATATCGAACTGCTACGCAACGAAGGGCATATTTTTACCAGCAGCGAAGAACTAGCCAATCTCGTAGATATTCCCAACAATATTATGCAGCGAGTAGAACCTTTGTTGGTTTTTGGTTACTATACCCAAAGCGAAGCCGAGTTTTCCTGGCGCTGTCTGAATACCGAATCTATAGATGGATTGGTTACCAGAGGCATGGAAGCTGATGTTGCCAAACAAATTGTTGCCGAACGACAAAAAAATGGGGAATTTCGCTCGGTTGCTGATGTCAAACGCCGCACCGGCTTGCCCTTGAAAGCTTATGAAATGGTAGTATACTAA
- a CDS encoding NINE protein, protein MKERNKWIALVITVFGGWFGIHKFYLGENAAGVLYLLFCWSGIPGIISIFDFLWLLLVSEQEFDRRFNMPILEEKAQSQRNPQEITDTLSSLKRLYEEGVITAGEYEEKRQKLLKDL, encoded by the coding sequence ATGAAAGAGAGAAATAAATGGATTGCTCTCGTTATTACCGTTTTTGGTGGTTGGTTCGGCATTCATAAATTCTATCTCGGCGAAAATGCTGCTGGGGTTTTGTACTTACTCTTCTGTTGGTCTGGCATTCCCGGCATTATTTCTATTTTTGATTTTCTGTGGCTGCTGCTTGTCTCGGAACAAGAGTTTGACCGCCGGTTTAACATGCCTATTTTGGAAGAAAAGGCGCAATCCCAGCGCAATCCCCAGGAAATTACCGATACTTTATCTTCGCTGAAACGCCTCTACGAAGAAGGGGTCATTACCGCTGGCGAATATGAAGAAAAACGGCAAAAATTGTTGAAAGATTTGTAA
- a CDS encoding type II CAAX endopeptidase family protein, which yields MTVKRVVLSIFTVAAVLLLGGSLWSSWSQPQVQSRLELSQTNLLLQATQWEPEASSLGEEPSVSPESLLGENPYQTAIDQYQSVRDVNQNNLERLQKQLQPSSAVASEDASLPSATPVGSSQEQQIQQELQKTLAEIDLRLGLLQAYQDKIDVARSTWQQSIDQYEANEALGIEVETAKILQGLYDQPVRLLPEAEAKLQENLDGWFRYVALAKLYSLQERDAALADLQAQMQAKAESSIVKLSIVSTLPLLGFVAGSGVLLFLGWQRLFRSEKAVLKTPDSAGWEVPWNWEIPLQVFVVGFFLVSQLVIPLFLPLLFQLSGVPINNLTDLNETLRAVYILLNYVALAAGGLGVLYFSVRQFAPLPSGWFRFQPERNWFWWGFGGYLAAVPLVILVSLINQQIWEGRGGSNPLIRIALESNNVTALAIFFITASIAAPIYEEIMFRGFLLPSLTRYTNTRNAIFLSSALFAISHSNLSEVLPLATLGVILGFVYARSRNLLSSILLHSLWNSGTLLTLYILGSGLQ from the coding sequence ATGACTGTAAAACGTGTTGTTTTATCCATTTTTACCGTAGCCGCGGTTTTGCTTCTTGGCGGGTCTCTTTGGAGTAGCTGGAGCCAACCCCAAGTGCAAAGCCGTTTGGAACTCTCCCAAACCAATTTGCTGCTGCAAGCAACCCAATGGGAACCCGAAGCCAGCAGCCTGGGAGAAGAGCCTTCTGTATCCCCGGAATCGCTTTTGGGGGAAAATCCCTATCAAACAGCTATAGACCAATACCAGTCGGTTCGCGATGTCAACCAGAACAACCTGGAACGCTTGCAAAAACAACTCCAACCTTCCTCGGCGGTAGCAAGTGAAGATGCTTCCCTCCCCTCGGCAACGCCGGTGGGGAGTTCTCAGGAACAGCAGATCCAACAGGAGTTGCAAAAAACGCTGGCAGAAATTGACTTGCGGTTGGGATTGTTGCAAGCCTACCAAGACAAAATTGATGTGGCTCGTTCCACTTGGCAGCAATCCATCGACCAATACGAGGCAAACGAAGCTTTAGGGATAGAAGTTGAAACTGCCAAAATTTTGCAAGGGTTGTACGACCAACCAGTTAGGTTACTGCCAGAGGCGGAAGCTAAGTTGCAGGAAAACCTGGATGGCTGGTTTCGCTATGTGGCTTTAGCCAAACTCTATAGTTTGCAGGAACGGGATGCTGCTCTGGCGGATTTGCAAGCCCAAATGCAAGCCAAAGCGGAGTCTTCGATTGTGAAGTTGAGCATTGTTAGTACCCTGCCTTTGTTGGGATTTGTCGCTGGTTCGGGGGTATTGCTGTTTTTGGGATGGCAGCGGCTGTTCCGTTCGGAAAAAGCGGTGTTAAAAACTCCTGACAGTGCGGGTTGGGAAGTTCCCTGGAATTGGGAAATTCCCCTACAGGTATTTGTGGTGGGGTTTTTCTTGGTCAGCCAGTTGGTGATTCCTTTGTTCCTGCCTTTGCTGTTTCAACTGTCTGGCGTTCCCATTAATAATTTGACCGATCTTAACGAAACGTTACGGGCTGTTTATATTTTGTTGAACTATGTGGCTTTGGCGGCTGGTGGTTTGGGCGTGCTTTATTTTTCCGTGCGCCAGTTCGCTCCTTTGCCGTCGGGATGGTTTCGCTTCCAACCGGAACGCAATTGGTTCTGGTGGGGGTTTGGCGGTTATTTGGCTGCGGTGCCTTTGGTTATTTTGGTTTCCCTCATTAACCAGCAAATTTGGGAAGGTCGCGGGGGTAGCAATCCTTTGATTCGTATTGCTTTGGAGAGCAATAATGTGACGGCACTGGCGATTTTCTTTATTACGGCTTCCATCGCCGCGCCGATTTATGAGGAAATTATGTTTCGCGGTTTCTTGCTGCCTTCGCTGACGCGATATACCAATACCCGCAATGCCATCTTTTTGAGCAGTGCGTTGTTTGCTATTTCCCACTCCAATTTGTCAGAAGTGCTTCCTTTGGCTACGTTAGGGGTGATTTTGGGATTTGTGTACGCGCGATCGCGCAATTTGCTCTCTTCTATTTTGCTCCACAGTTTGTGGAACAGCGGTACGCTGCTCACCCTGTATATTTTAGGTAGCGGCTTGCAATAG
- a CDS encoding class I SAM-dependent methyltransferase gives MDKTTRFTVISFCQQAWASRGVCAETAPRSSKEIRAISNLYLFNGTLAAIAWDELRYDCTGKTIFHPELMGNLSESNTKTIFPGEVFADTAQFDRGIRTLLPRYDEMLDAIARCAGTVLEPAAQNGTAKILELGCGTGELTRQLLSRYRQVEVVAVDYSARMLQTAQTKMAAEGYENRVRWIEADFGAWANGENEELTAAIGGGIHASVSTLAIHHLSDEMKQKLLGRICQSLQPGGCFFNADPTLPENDAVARLHESIREEWAASQGTTMEAVRAQIGNSQPYGYSGKDCLATLTDQLQMLKLAGFNPVTVPWKYYNLAIYGGFVPTR, from the coding sequence ATGGATAAAACAACACGTTTTACAGTCATAAGTTTTTGTCAACAAGCTTGGGCATCCCGTGGTGTTTGTGCGGAAACAGCACCACGTTCGAGCAAAGAAATTCGGGCAATATCAAATCTTTATCTTTTCAATGGTACGCTAGCAGCGATCGCGTGGGACGAACTCCGCTACGATTGTACTGGCAAGACGATTTTCCATCCAGAACTTATGGGTAATTTGTCCGAAAGCAATACAAAAACCATTTTCCCAGGGGAGGTATTTGCCGACACCGCCCAATTCGACCGAGGGATCCGCACGTTGTTGCCGCGCTACGATGAAATGTTAGATGCGATCGCACGTTGTGCGGGTACGGTGCTCGAGCCAGCTGCCCAAAATGGTACAGCCAAAATTTTAGAGCTAGGCTGCGGTACGGGGGAACTCACGCGGCAGTTGCTTTCTCGTTACCGGCAAGTGGAGGTGGTGGCGGTGGATTACTCCGCGCGCATGCTGCAAACAGCCCAAACCAAAATGGCAGCCGAGGGCTACGAAAATCGCGTTCGCTGGATCGAAGCCGACTTTGGTGCTTGGGCGAATGGGGAAAACGAGGAACTCACCGCAGCCATTGGTGGGGGAATCCATGCCAGCGTTTCCACCCTAGCTATCCACCATCTTAGCGATGAAATGAAACAAAAACTCTTGGGACGGATTTGCCAAAGCTTGCAGCCAGGGGGATGCTTTTTTAATGCCGATCCTACCCTACCGGAGAACGATGCTGTGGCCAGGTTGCACGAGTCGATCCGGGAAGAATGGGCAGCCAGCCAAGGAACGACGATGGAGGCAGTGCGCGCTCAAATTGGCAACAGCCAACCCTACGGCTATTCTGGCAAAGATTGCTTGGCTACTTTGACAGACCAGTTACAAATGTTGAAGCTGGCAGGATTCAATCCGGTTACGGTGCCTTGGAAATATTACAATTTGGCAATCTACGGTGGCTTTGTGCCTACGAGGTAA
- a CDS encoding GH25 family lysozyme, whose protein sequence is MSGIPGIDVSDWQGTVNWSAVANDNMSYGITKATEGTFFVAETFSRNWSEIKKVGLVRGAYHFFRAKESGRAQAEKFLSVVKIHRGDFPPVLDIESTDGVDSGTIRSRMVEWLDVVEKETKRKPIIYTFPSFWERIGNYTEFANYPLWIAHYTSDSQPFVPGGWDTWTLWQYTDRGSVSGVQGGVDVNWFNIAIEGDRNQNVKQLQKTLHDQGFLQAPVDGYFGKTTKQALMEYQKAAGLKVDGIMGPNTWSLLTDMTYHPAPSPPTPSPTPTPKPTPTPTPAPSPDGGSISQDKLLQVCRSYKGLPHQDQALEWLQDEVPLQTLREFTRRWRNQGMMPLVAAKLTDVCRYYQQASYQNQALIWLQSQISENTLKQFLRRWRNESPTPEEEPIKLVNVGLSYQGLPHQNQALEWLQSQIPQEILNEFARRWRK, encoded by the coding sequence ATGAGTGGCATACCTGGTATTGATGTTTCTGACTGGCAAGGAACTGTAAATTGGTCTGCCGTTGCCAATGACAATATGTCTTACGGCATTACCAAGGCGACGGAAGGTACTTTTTTTGTTGCCGAAACGTTTTCTCGAAACTGGTCTGAAATTAAAAAAGTGGGGCTGGTGCGGGGAGCTTATCATTTTTTCCGTGCCAAAGAAAGCGGTCGTGCCCAGGCGGAGAAGTTTCTCAGCGTGGTCAAAATTCATCGCGGCGATTTTCCCCCGGTTTTGGATATTGAAAGCACCGATGGGGTGGATTCTGGAACCATTCGCAGCCGCATGGTGGAGTGGCTGGATGTTGTGGAAAAGGAAACCAAGCGCAAGCCGATTATTTATACGTTTCCCAGTTTTTGGGAACGCATTGGTAACTATACGGAGTTTGCCAACTATCCTTTGTGGATTGCCCATTATACCAGCGATTCGCAGCCTTTTGTCCCTGGCGGATGGGATACGTGGACGTTATGGCAGTATACCGACCGCGGTAGCGTTTCTGGGGTTCAAGGGGGCGTGGATGTAAACTGGTTTAATATTGCCATCGAAGGCGATCGCAATCAAAATGTCAAGCAGTTGCAAAAAACCCTCCACGACCAAGGATTTTTGCAAGCACCGGTGGATGGCTATTTTGGTAAAACCACCAAACAAGCTTTAATGGAATATCAAAAAGCGGCTGGCTTGAAAGTGGATGGGATTATGGGTCCGAATACTTGGTCGCTGCTGACGGATATGACCTACCATCCTGCCCCCTCCCCACCCACCCCATCGCCAACGCCTACGCCTAAACCAACGCCGACGCCGACGCCTGCCCCTAGTCCAGATGGTGGTTCTATCTCCCAGGATAAATTGTTGCAAGTCTGTCGTTCTTATAAGGGATTGCCCCACCAAGACCAAGCGTTAGAATGGCTTCAGGATGAGGTTCCCTTACAGACTTTGCGGGAGTTTACCCGCCGCTGGCGCAATCAGGGAATGATGCCTCTGGTAGCTGCCAAACTAACGGATGTGTGCCGCTACTACCAACAGGCTTCCTATCAAAACCAAGCGCTGATTTGGCTGCAATCGCAAATTTCCGAAAACACTCTCAAGCAATTTTTACGTCGATGGCGCAACGAATCCCCTACACCGGAGGAAGAACCGATTAAATTGGTCAATGTGGGCTTATCTTACCAAGGGTTGCCCCATCAAAACCAAGCTTTAGAATGGTTGCAATCGCAAATTCCCCAAGAAATTTTGAATGAATTTGCCCGCCGCTGGCGTAAGTAA